One window of the bacterium genome contains the following:
- a CDS encoding ATP-dependent helicase: MLDFAALARRATALRPQGASRSSLANPAAELLAVYTRHEAVAVLGVTCHSLDDLRLLLGLVLEPAFRAGCRLLIAADREPGQLAPHDFAEPGWGCPWTLERLRHLVAVYGQPAEVTAPRVIVSRWRQLARRLSRRGDTTERLVPRLDPEQNAAVAAGDGVVQVIAPAGSGKTTVLVERVRELRPRGTAAERILCSTFNRDACVEIAARLEKAGIPGIGVRSFHGLGLSILKEEGRLRGDLGSVDDATWRALAEAAATAEPGAGRLEAGAAQNAVSLYKLKLMMTPAEALARAAAMTGPRAPRARMSARLYALYEEHLQRAARLDFDDLIFASIRLLQEDVRTREKWQARYERVLVDEYQDIEPAQALLIGLLAAPHDSLFCVGDEDQCIYAWRRAAVQRVIELDQTYPGLERYPLVRNYRCGRDITHASRRLIRHNRQRFNKPLLAGVRERGRIVAWPQPEPRAVPVFAAAMLAGSANEPGSVAVLARTGRLLEAVAAAGGGDLAARVGSGAVELATVHGSKGREWDRVLLVGADQGQFPLARTLRPGASAGGGLEDERRLFYVALTRAKRRLDIVFTKGKASQFLGEAGIRAR, encoded by the coding sequence GTGCTGGACTTCGCGGCACTGGCCCGACGGGCGACGGCGCTGCGCCCGCAAGGGGCCTCGCGTTCGTCGCTGGCCAATCCTGCGGCGGAACTGCTGGCCGTCTATACGCGCCACGAGGCCGTGGCGGTGCTGGGTGTGACGTGCCACAGTCTCGACGACCTGCGCCTGCTCCTGGGGTTGGTGCTCGAGCCTGCGTTCCGGGCGGGCTGCCGGCTGCTGATCGCCGCCGATCGGGAGCCGGGGCAGCTGGCACCGCATGACTTCGCCGAGCCGGGCTGGGGCTGCCCGTGGACGCTGGAGCGACTGCGACACCTCGTTGCCGTGTATGGGCAGCCGGCCGAAGTGACGGCGCCGCGTGTGATCGTTTCCCGCTGGCGTCAGCTGGCGCGCCGCCTGTCGCGCCGCGGCGACACCACGGAGCGCCTGGTGCCCCGGCTGGACCCCGAGCAGAACGCGGCCGTCGCCGCCGGCGACGGCGTGGTGCAGGTCATCGCCCCGGCCGGCAGCGGCAAGACCACCGTGCTGGTCGAGCGCGTGCGCGAACTGCGCCCGCGCGGCACGGCCGCCGAGCGCATCCTCTGCTCCACGTTCAACCGCGATGCCTGCGTGGAGATCGCCGCGCGCCTGGAGAAGGCCGGCATTCCGGGCATCGGCGTGCGCAGTTTCCACGGGCTGGGCCTCAGCATCCTGAAGGAGGAGGGCCGGTTGCGCGGCGACCTGGGCAGCGTCGATGACGCGACGTGGCGCGCGCTGGCCGAGGCGGCGGCGACAGCCGAGCCGGGCGCCGGCAGGCTCGAAGCGGGCGCGGCGCAGAATGCGGTGAGCCTCTACAAGCTCAAGCTGATGATGACGCCGGCCGAGGCCCTCGCGCGCGCGGCGGCCATGACCGGGCCGCGCGCGCCGCGCGCGCGGATGTCGGCGCGGCTGTACGCGCTCTACGAGGAGCACCTGCAGCGTGCGGCGCGGCTCGATTTCGACGACCTGATCTTTGCCTCCATCCGCCTGCTGCAGGAAGACGTGCGCACGAGGGAGAAGTGGCAGGCACGTTACGAGCGCGTGCTGGTGGACGAGTACCAGGACATCGAGCCGGCGCAGGCGCTGCTGATCGGGCTGCTGGCGGCGCCGCACGACTCGCTGTTCTGCGTGGGCGACGAGGACCAGTGCATCTATGCGTGGCGTCGCGCCGCGGTGCAGCGCGTGATCGAGCTGGACCAGACCTACCCCGGGCTCGAGCGCTACCCGCTGGTGCGCAACTACCGGTGCGGGCGCGACATCACCCACGCTTCGCGGCGGCTGATCCGGCACAACCGGCAGCGCTTCAACAAGCCGCTCCTCGCGGGGGTGCGCGAGCGGGGGCGCATCGTGGCCTGGCCCCAGCCCGAGCCGCGGGCGGTACCTGTCTTCGCGGCGGCGATGCTGGCCGGTTCGGCGAACGAGCCCGGGTCGGTGGCCGTGCTGGCCCGGACGGGGCGGCTGCTCGAGGCGGTGGCGGCGGCCGGCGGCGGGGACCTGGCCGCGCGGGTGGGCTCCGGGGCGGTGGAACTGGCCACCGTGCACGGTTCGAAGGGACGCGAATGGGACCGCGTGCTCCTGGTCGGGGCCGACCAGGGGCAGTTTCCGCTGGCCCGCACGCTGAGGCCGGGGGCCTCTGCGGGCGGCGGCCTCGAGGATGAGCGGCGGCTCTTCTACGTGGCCCTGACGCGCGCCAAACGCAGGCTGGACATCGTCTTCACGAAGGGGAAGGCGAGCCAGTTCCTGGGTGAGGCGGGGATCCGGGCGCGGTGA
- a CDS encoding EAL domain-containing protein, giving the protein MVYVALFLAVQGGVLVAFTSSIPPGVRGQIEDQLNASARVFKRIMSEREAQLGVSAQLLARDYGFRDAIATADEPTIRSALRNQQQRIGADLAVVLDLDGTIVTTLTGNARNTNNGGAGGADTGAPELPSSFMAEAEEKGAASRILPVQDRLYQLVLVPVMAPEPIAWIVFGTELDQAAARDIKALSPIDLDLAFLRRGDDGALHLAAATSSHAALEAFLAQPAESAAGSLLQGAHEVNQHLFWGLPLLEQDGRTQAAAVLYYSLDSAMQAYTRLVAILLLVTAGGLLVLIVGSVLVSRGVTRPLRDLARASQRVAAGDYREVVAPARDVEFNDLTGSFNRMVGAVKEREQHIRFQASHDIETGLPNRLDFERRLGEHLAAGKPTAVALVEIQNLAELRVVLTHADVNDLMGAIGDRLGCLASSAPARLSTESFALLLDGDEGTAPDADRRLEALATTIRNSFLAPFTVGDIVVDTSARLGLVRHPRDGEDIATLLRHACAALDSARLHPQGLAWYDRDSDDSRNRRLSLMSELREGLSNGEVTFAYQPKLDLATGTVKAVEALVRWKSATRGFVPPDEFIPLAERTGDVRLLTEWGLRTAVRQLAAWQERGCEVAIAVNLSTSDLMNQRLPQLVAGLLHEHRVPASRLKLEVTESAVMQDAARALAVLNELAAMGLSLSIDDYGTGYSSLGYIKRLPVSEIKIDKSFVTHLATSEEDNILVRSTIDLGHNLGLSVTAEGVEDEESLRRLRAYGCDCVQGYLISRPVPVADLEPFLGSAHHVEA; this is encoded by the coding sequence ATGGTCTATGTCGCCCTGTTCCTTGCCGTGCAGGGCGGGGTGCTCGTCGCCTTCACGTCGTCGATCCCGCCCGGTGTGCGCGGCCAGATCGAGGACCAGCTCAACGCGTCGGCACGCGTCTTCAAGCGCATCATGTCCGAGCGCGAGGCACAGCTGGGTGTCAGCGCCCAGCTGTTGGCGCGCGACTACGGCTTCCGCGACGCCATCGCCACTGCCGATGAACCCACGATCCGCTCCGCGTTGCGCAACCAGCAGCAACGCATCGGCGCCGACCTGGCGGTGGTCCTCGACCTTGACGGGACCATCGTCACGACGCTGACCGGCAATGCGCGCAACACGAACAATGGAGGCGCCGGCGGCGCCGACACGGGGGCGCCGGAACTGCCGTCGTCGTTCATGGCCGAGGCCGAGGAGAAAGGCGCCGCCTCGCGGATCCTTCCGGTGCAGGACCGCCTGTACCAGCTGGTGCTGGTGCCGGTGATGGCGCCGGAGCCTATCGCCTGGATCGTCTTCGGCACCGAACTGGACCAGGCTGCGGCGCGCGACATCAAGGCGCTTTCGCCCATCGACCTCGACCTGGCCTTCCTCCGTCGCGGGGATGACGGCGCGCTGCACCTGGCCGCAGCCACGAGCAGCCACGCGGCGCTGGAGGCATTCCTCGCGCAGCCGGCGGAGTCTGCCGCCGGCTCCCTGCTGCAGGGCGCACACGAGGTGAACCAGCACCTGTTCTGGGGCCTGCCGCTGCTGGAGCAGGACGGACGGACGCAAGCCGCAGCCGTGCTCTACTACTCGCTGGACTCCGCCATGCAGGCCTACACGCGGCTGGTGGCGATCCTGCTGCTGGTGACCGCCGGCGGCCTGCTGGTGCTGATCGTGGGCAGCGTGCTGGTGTCGCGCGGCGTCACGCGCCCGTTGCGCGACCTGGCCCGGGCGTCGCAGCGCGTGGCGGCCGGCGACTACCGCGAGGTGGTGGCTCCGGCGCGCGACGTGGAGTTCAACGACCTGACGGGCAGCTTCAACCGGATGGTCGGCGCCGTGAAGGAGCGCGAGCAGCACATCCGCTTCCAGGCCAGCCATGACATCGAGACCGGCCTGCCCAACCGACTCGACTTCGAGCGGCGCCTGGGCGAACATCTGGCCGCCGGCAAGCCCACCGCCGTTGCCCTGGTCGAGATCCAGAACCTGGCCGAACTGCGCGTGGTGCTCACCCATGCCGACGTCAACGACCTGATGGGCGCCATCGGCGATCGCCTCGGCTGCCTGGCCAGCTCGGCGCCGGCGCGCCTGTCGACCGAATCGTTCGCGTTGCTGCTGGACGGCGACGAGGGCACGGCCCCCGACGCCGATCGCCGTCTCGAGGCGCTGGCCACCACGATCCGCAACTCGTTCCTGGCGCCCTTCACCGTCGGCGACATCGTGGTCGACACCAGCGCGCGGCTGGGCCTGGTGCGCCACCCGCGCGACGGCGAGGACATCGCCACGCTGCTGCGCCACGCCTGCGCCGCCCTCGACAGCGCGCGCCTGCACCCCCAGGGACTGGCGTGGTACGACCGCGACAGTGACGACTCGCGCAATCGCCGCCTGTCCCTGATGAGCGAACTGCGCGAGGGACTGTCCAACGGCGAGGTCACCTTCGCCTACCAGCCCAAGCTGGACCTGGCCACCGGGACCGTGAAGGCCGTCGAGGCGCTGGTTCGCTGGAAGAGCGCCACGCGCGGCTTCGTGCCGCCAGACGAGTTCATCCCCCTCGCCGAGCGCACGGGCGACGTGCGCCTACTCACCGAGTGGGGCCTGCGCACGGCCGTGCGCCAGCTCGCGGCCTGGCAGGAGCGCGGATGCGAGGTGGCCATCGCGGTGAACCTGTCCACCAGCGACCTGATGAACCAGCGCCTGCCGCAACTCGTGGCCGGCCTGCTCCACGAGCACCGCGTGCCGGCTTCGCGCCTCAAGCTCGAGGTGACCGAGAGCGCGGTGATGCAGGACGCCGCCCGCGCCCTGGCGGTGCTGAACGAACTGGCGGCGATGGGCTTGTCGCTGTCCATCGACGACTACGGCACCGGCTACTCGTCGCTCGGCTACATCAAGCGGCTGCCGGTCAGCGAGATCAAGATCGACAAGTCGTTCGTCACGCACCTGGCCACCAGCGAGGAAGACAACATCCTCGTGCGGTCGACCATCGACCTCGGGCACAACCTGGGCCTCTCGGTGACCGCCGAGGGCGTCGAGGACGAGGAATCGCTGCGCCGACTGCGGGCCTACGGCTGCGATTGCGTGCAGGGCTATCTCATCAGCCGGCCCGTGCCCGTGGCGGACCTGGAACCGTTCCTGGGGAGTGCGCACCATGTGGAAGCGTGA